A region of Streptomyces sp. WMMC500 DNA encodes the following proteins:
- a CDS encoding LysR family transcriptional regulator, with protein sequence MLNLVHLKVLAAVARHGSVTEAARELHYSQPSVSHHLSRLEAATGAKLVQRVHRGIRLTPEGELLARRATEIVGRVDAATSELAAQVGLRAGRVRLAANASVLSTIVPKAAVALAEAHPGLALGIVDRHPVEALQMLRQGDVDVALVFRYAHAPLDDDGFRLTHVADDPIHLVSRHPDDTVAHHRHTPWIGGCERCRAELTAVCARHGFAPRIDSLCDDMVVVQALVAAGIGVTTLPGLALRAHRGAGIHTTEIPDARRRIYTATYGDPPDPPGTRALIEAIQKAATENTVH encoded by the coding sequence GTGCTGAACCTCGTCCATCTGAAGGTGCTCGCGGCGGTGGCGCGCCACGGATCCGTGACCGAGGCCGCGCGGGAGTTGCACTACTCGCAGCCGTCCGTGAGCCACCACCTGTCCCGGCTGGAGGCGGCCACGGGCGCGAAGCTCGTCCAGCGCGTCCACCGCGGCATCCGCCTCACCCCGGAAGGCGAACTCCTGGCCCGCCGCGCCACCGAGATCGTCGGCCGCGTCGACGCGGCCACCAGCGAACTCGCCGCCCAGGTCGGCCTGCGCGCCGGCCGCGTACGCCTCGCCGCCAACGCCTCCGTCCTCAGCACGATCGTCCCGAAGGCGGCTGTGGCGCTGGCCGAAGCCCACCCGGGCCTGGCGCTCGGCATCGTCGACCGGCACCCGGTCGAGGCGCTGCAGATGCTGCGCCAGGGCGACGTCGACGTGGCGCTCGTCTTCCGCTACGCGCACGCCCCGCTGGACGACGACGGATTCCGCCTGACCCACGTGGCGGACGACCCGATCCACCTGGTCAGCCGTCACCCGGACGACACCGTGGCCCACCACCGCCACACGCCGTGGATCGGCGGCTGCGAACGCTGCCGGGCCGAACTCACCGCGGTCTGCGCCCGCCACGGCTTCGCGCCCCGCATCGACTCGCTCTGCGACGACATGGTCGTGGTCCAGGCCCTCGTCGCCGCGGGCATCGGCGTCACGACCCTCCCCGGCCTGGCCCTGCGGGCCCACCGCGGCGCGGGGATCCACACGACGGAGATCCCGGACGCCCGACGCCGGATCTACACGGCGACGTACGGCGACCCGCCGGATCCCCCGGGAACGAGGGCCCTGATAGAGGCGATCCAGAAGGCGGCGACGGAGAACACCGTTCACTGA